A DNA window from Aureibaculum sp. 2308TA14-22 contains the following coding sequences:
- a CDS encoding MFS transporter, which produces MLKRGDKKLINAWSFYDWANSVYSLVIGTAVFPIYYESVTKEGNGIVNFLGTEWYNTTIYSYALGFSFLIVALLSPILSAIADYTGNKKKFLKFFCFLGSLSVMMLFFFTGKETIWIGIVFTILASIGFWGSIVFYNAYLPKVAFPEQQDKVSAKGFMLGYIGSVILLAFNLSMVMMPELYGITDSTLPARISFLTVGIWWIGFAQYTFNNLPNNPYKRKPEKDFIFKGYKELLLVLKEIKTQSQLKILLISFFLYSVGVQTIILLASVFGTKDLGLETSNLIITILLIQLVGIVGAYFFSRLSTKIGNIKALKITIIIWAFACVGAYLLNREDPNVYLKFYALGGFLGLVLGAIQTLSRSTYSKLIPDETHDHATYFSFYDVTEKVAIVVGMIIAGIVTSYTNSLKLFILILGVFFIAGFIVLSFMKASKYVK; this is translated from the coding sequence ATGTTAAAAAGAGGAGATAAAAAACTAATCAATGCTTGGTCGTTTTATGATTGGGCTAATTCAGTATATTCTTTAGTAATTGGTACGGCCGTTTTTCCTATTTATTATGAATCGGTAACTAAGGAGGGAAATGGTATAGTGAATTTTTTAGGTACAGAATGGTACAATACAACTATATATTCGTATGCCCTAGGTTTTTCCTTTTTAATAGTTGCTTTGTTATCACCAATATTGTCTGCAATTGCAGATTATACAGGCAATAAAAAAAAATTCTTAAAATTCTTCTGTTTTTTAGGATCTTTATCAGTGATGATGCTATTTTTCTTTACAGGTAAAGAAACGATTTGGATTGGTATTGTTTTTACCATTTTGGCGAGCATAGGTTTTTGGGGAAGCATTGTTTTTTATAACGCTTATTTGCCCAAAGTTGCTTTTCCTGAACAACAAGATAAAGTGAGTGCCAAAGGTTTTATGTTAGGCTATATAGGTTCAGTAATTTTATTAGCATTTAATTTATCAATGGTTATGATGCCTGAATTATATGGCATTACTGACTCAACGTTACCGGCAAGAATATCATTCTTGACAGTTGGTATTTGGTGGATAGGTTTTGCACAGTATACTTTTAATAATTTACCAAATAACCCCTATAAACGTAAGCCCGAAAAAGATTTCATTTTTAAAGGATATAAAGAGTTATTATTAGTTCTAAAAGAGATTAAAACACAGTCACAATTAAAAATATTATTGATTTCATTTTTTTTATATAGTGTTGGCGTTCAAACAATAATATTGTTAGCATCTGTTTTTGGCACTAAAGATTTAGGTTTAGAGACCAGTAATTTAATAATTACAATATTGTTAATTCAACTTGTTGGAATAGTGGGTGCCTATTTTTTTTCCAGGCTATCTACTAAAATTGGCAATATAAAGGCATTAAAAATTACGATAATAATCTGGGCTTTTGCTTGCGTTGGTGCTTATCTATTAAATAGAGAAGACCCGAATGTGTATTTGAAATTTTATGCTCTGGGTGGATTTTTAGGTTTAGTATTGGGTGCTATACAAACATTATCTAGATCTACATATTCTAAATTGATTCCTGATGAAACGCATGATCATGCTACCTATTTTAGCTTTTACGATGTCACAGAAAAGGTTGCAATAGTGGTAGGAATGATTATTGCTGGTATTGTAACTTCTTATACTAACTCTCTTAAGTTGTTCATATTAATTTTAGGTGTATTTTTTATTGCAGGTTTTATCGTACTTAGTTTTATGAAAGCATCAAAGTATGTGAAGTAA